The proteins below come from a single Microbulbifer sp. Q7 genomic window:
- the thiC gene encoding phosphomethylpyrimidine synthase ThiC, with product MSQIAEPKNIESNADKKSRAAQQQSAKQFLDNLTAQQFPNSRKVYLQGEHSGVKVGVREICLGQSLVGGDEQNPVFEPNEPLRVYDTAGPYSDPGYTPDIRNGLPKLRQQWIEARGDTEILDTRQAAYSQKRMADQGLDHIRFDNLPAPRKAKAGKNVTQMHYARQGIITPEMEFIAIRENMGRADLAAQLSEADYKKARTGIYIPPQITPEFVRREVAEGRAIIPANINHTELEPMIIGRNFLCKVNSNIGNSAVTSSIEEEVEKLVWSIKWGGDTVMDLSTGQNIHETREWILRNSPVPIGTVPIYQALEKVDGVAEDLNWAVFRDTLIEQAEQGVDYFTIHAGVLLRYVPLTAKRVTGIVSRGGSIMAKWCLAHHKENFLYTHFEDICEILKAYDVSFSLGDGLRPGCIADANDEAQFGELRTLGELTEIAWKHDVQTMIEGPGHVPMHKIRENMDEQLEHCHGAPFYTLGPLTTDIAPGYDHITSGIGAAMIGSMGCAMLCYVTPKEHLGLPNKEDVKEGLMAYKIAAHAADLAKGHPRAQMRDNALSKARFEFRWEDQFNLGLDPERARMYHDETLPKESGKVAHFCSMCGPKFCSMKITQDVRDYSKKLEAAKQEAEANKGMEEMSIKFKELGAEIYHKG from the coding sequence ATGTCTCAAATCGCCGAACCGAAGAATATCGAGAGCAACGCCGATAAAAAAAGTCGCGCAGCACAGCAGCAAAGTGCCAAACAATTCCTCGATAATCTAACCGCTCAGCAATTTCCCAACTCCCGCAAAGTCTACCTACAAGGCGAACATTCCGGCGTAAAAGTCGGTGTGCGTGAAATTTGCCTCGGCCAGAGCCTCGTCGGCGGCGACGAACAAAACCCCGTGTTCGAACCCAACGAACCCCTGCGGGTATATGACACCGCAGGGCCTTACTCTGACCCGGGGTACACACCCGATATTCGCAACGGCCTACCCAAACTGCGCCAGCAGTGGATCGAAGCCCGTGGCGACACCGAAATTCTCGACACCCGTCAGGCCGCTTACAGCCAGAAACGCATGGCCGATCAGGGCCTCGACCATATCCGCTTTGACAACCTGCCCGCGCCCCGCAAAGCAAAAGCTGGCAAAAACGTCACCCAGATGCACTATGCCCGTCAGGGCATCATCACCCCGGAGATGGAATTTATCGCCATCCGCGAAAACATGGGGCGTGCCGATCTTGCCGCACAACTGAGCGAAGCAGATTATAAAAAAGCCCGTACCGGCATTTATATTCCACCGCAAATTACCCCGGAATTCGTCCGCCGCGAAGTGGCCGAAGGCCGCGCCATTATTCCCGCCAACATCAACCACACAGAGCTGGAACCGATGATCATCGGCCGCAACTTCCTGTGTAAAGTGAATTCCAACATCGGCAACTCCGCGGTCACCTCTTCCATCGAAGAAGAAGTGGAGAAACTGGTGTGGTCCATCAAATGGGGCGGCGACACCGTCATGGACCTTTCCACTGGCCAGAACATCCACGAAACCCGCGAGTGGATCCTGCGCAACAGCCCCGTTCCCATCGGCACCGTACCCATTTACCAGGCCCTGGAAAAAGTTGACGGCGTTGCCGAGGACCTCAATTGGGCAGTCTTCCGCGATACCCTGATCGAGCAGGCAGAGCAGGGCGTCGACTACTTCACCATCCACGCCGGCGTGCTTCTGCGCTACGTACCGCTCACCGCCAAGCGCGTTACCGGCATCGTCTCCCGCGGCGGCTCCATCATGGCCAAGTGGTGCCTCGCACACCACAAGGAAAACTTCCTCTACACCCACTTCGAGGATATTTGTGAAATCTTAAAAGCTTACGACGTCAGCTTCTCATTGGGCGACGGCCTGCGCCCCGGCTGTATCGCCGATGCCAACGACGAAGCCCAGTTCGGTGAATTACGCACCCTCGGTGAACTCACCGAAATCGCCTGGAAACACGACGTACAGACCATGATCGAAGGCCCCGGCCATGTGCCCATGCACAAAATCCGGGAGAACATGGACGAGCAACTGGAACACTGCCACGGGGCCCCCTTCTATACCCTCGGCCCCCTGACCACCGACATCGCCCCCGGCTACGACCACATCACCTCCGGCATCGGCGCCGCCATGATCGGGAGCATGGGCTGTGCCATGCTGTGCTATGTCACACCCAAAGAACACCTCGGCCTGCCCAACAAAGAAGACGTAAAAGAAGGCCTCATGGCCTACAAAATCGCCGCCCACGCCGCCGACCTCGCCAAAGGGCACCCAAGGGCGCAGATGCGAGACAACGCCCTCTCCAAGGCTCGCTTTGAATTCCGCTGGGAAGACCAGTTCAATCTCGGTCTCGACCCCGAACGCGCGCGCATGTATCACGATGAAACCCTGCCCAAAGAATCCGGCAAGGTCGCCCACTTCTGCTCCATGTGCGGCCCGAAATTCTGCTCAATGAAAATTACCCAAGATGTCCGCGACTATTCCAAAAAATTAGAGGCAGCAAAACAGGAAGCAGAAGCCAACAAAGGAATGGAAGAAATGTCCATCAAGTTCAAAGAACTAGGCGCAGAGATTTACCACAAGGGTTAA
- the thiO gene encoding glycine oxidase ThiO has protein sequence MAERKLNIAVAGAGLMGRLLAWRLSEKGQQVSLFESGSLEKPAGACHTAAGMISPLSELFHCPLPIYQLGMQSLQLWPSWVSRLEQVTGTNVDYREKGSILIAHPQDRNELLQFQQELDAKLGSENREQLQWLDNNSLRHLEPELERFDHGLFLASEADIDNRKLLPVLLQALRQNRVQLHENTPAECAPGTVHSAHGTESFDLVIDTRGLGAKKQISGLRGVRGEVMVVETPEVQLNRPVRLLHPRYQLYAVPRANNQTVIGATEIESEDLSPISLRSTMELSSALYSIHPAFAEARVIETRVNCRPATMDNLPAVESEPGLMRINGLFRHGYLLAPTLVAQAEIEVSRLTQTTQQVT, from the coding sequence GTGGCAGAGCGGAAACTGAATATCGCAGTAGCGGGAGCCGGCCTGATGGGCCGCCTTCTAGCCTGGCGTTTGTCTGAAAAAGGCCAGCAAGTATCCCTGTTCGAATCCGGTAGCCTGGAAAAACCTGCGGGCGCCTGCCATACCGCCGCCGGAATGATCTCGCCTCTGTCCGAACTGTTCCACTGTCCACTTCCCATCTACCAACTGGGCATGCAAAGCCTGCAACTCTGGCCAAGCTGGGTAAGCCGACTGGAACAAGTGACCGGCACCAACGTCGATTACCGCGAGAAGGGCAGCATCCTTATCGCCCACCCACAAGACCGCAACGAACTCCTGCAATTCCAACAGGAACTCGACGCAAAGCTAGGCTCAGAAAACCGCGAGCAACTGCAATGGCTGGACAATAACTCCCTGCGACATCTGGAACCCGAACTCGAACGCTTCGATCACGGCCTGTTCCTCGCCAGCGAAGCCGACATCGACAATCGCAAGCTGCTCCCCGTGCTGTTGCAGGCACTCAGGCAAAACCGGGTACAGCTGCACGAAAACACCCCGGCAGAGTGCGCCCCCGGAACAGTACACAGCGCGCATGGCACAGAGTCGTTTGATCTCGTCATCGACACCCGCGGCCTAGGCGCCAAGAAGCAGATCAGTGGACTGCGCGGTGTCCGTGGCGAAGTCATGGTGGTAGAAACCCCCGAAGTGCAACTCAACCGCCCCGTGCGCCTGTTGCACCCCCGGTACCAACTCTACGCCGTGCCCAGAGCCAACAACCAGACCGTCATTGGCGCCACTGAAATTGAAAGCGAAGATTTGAGTCCAATTTCGCTCCGCTCCACCATGGAACTCTCCAGCGCGCTTTATTCGATCCATCCGGCCTTCGCCGAAGCGCGCGTTATCGAAACACGCGTCAACTGCCGCCCAGCCACCATGGACAACCTGCCGGCAGTGGAGAGTGAACCCGGACTGATGCGCATTAACGGCCTTTTCCGCCACGGCTATCTACTGGCACCGACGTTAGTGGCACAGGCTGAAATCGAAGTTTCCCGATTAACCCAAACCACACAACAGGTGACCTGA
- the thiS gene encoding sulfur carrier protein ThiS: protein MRLLVNGEETHIENEKSLSELLQQLGYRGETFAVALNGDFVPRGNYPHTLLSAGDCLDIVAPVVGG, encoded by the coding sequence ATGCGACTACTGGTCAACGGCGAAGAAACCCATATTGAGAATGAAAAATCATTGTCGGAATTGCTGCAACAGCTCGGCTACCGCGGCGAAACCTTCGCCGTGGCGCTAAACGGTGATTTCGTCCCGCGCGGGAATTACCCGCACACTTTACTGAGTGCCGGTGACTGCCTGGATATCGTGGCACCGGTGGTAGGAGGCTGA
- a CDS encoding thiazole synthase produces the protein MNDKLKLYDKEFDSRLLVGTALYPSPAIMRESVAASGAEIITLSLRRQSPAQQQGKMIWDYIQESGCQLLPNTAGCKTPKEVIALAEMSREIFRTDWLKLEVIGDDYNLQPDPYGLVEAARELVGRGFKVLPYCTDDLVVCRKLLDVGCEVLMPWGSPIGTGRGLMNKYNLQTLRERLPDTPLIVDAGIGAPSQACEAMEMGFDAVLLNTAIARAQNPVLMAESFKLAVESGRAARNAGLMRKRQTASPSTPTLDMPFWQQTVSASKEGEKA, from the coding sequence ATGAACGATAAACTGAAACTCTACGACAAGGAATTCGACAGTCGCCTGCTGGTGGGCACCGCGCTCTATCCGTCGCCGGCGATTATGCGCGAGTCCGTCGCCGCCTCCGGTGCGGAAATCATCACCCTGTCCCTGCGTCGCCAGAGTCCCGCACAGCAGCAGGGAAAAATGATCTGGGATTATATTCAGGAGTCCGGTTGCCAGCTGCTTCCCAATACCGCAGGTTGCAAGACCCCAAAAGAAGTCATCGCACTGGCGGAAATGAGCCGGGAAATTTTTCGCACCGACTGGCTCAAGCTTGAAGTGATCGGCGATGACTACAACTTGCAGCCCGACCCCTACGGTCTGGTGGAAGCCGCGCGGGAATTGGTCGGGCGCGGCTTCAAGGTTTTGCCATACTGCACCGATGATCTGGTGGTATGCCGCAAACTGCTGGACGTGGGTTGCGAAGTACTGATGCCCTGGGGCTCGCCCATCGGGACCGGCCGCGGATTGATGAACAAGTACAACCTGCAGACCCTGCGTGAGCGTCTGCCGGATACCCCGCTGATTGTCGACGCCGGTATCGGTGCACCGTCCCAGGCCTGTGAAGCCATGGAGATGGGCTTCGATGCAGTGTTGCTCAATACGGCAATCGCCAGAGCCCAGAACCCGGTGCTGATGGCGGAGTCCTTCAAACTGGCGGTGGAATCTGGACGCGCCGCGCGGAATGCCGGCCTGATGCGCAAACGCCAGACCGCCAGCCCCAGCACGCCCACACTGGATATGCCGTTCTGGCAGCAGACCGTGAGCGCCAGCAAGGAAGGCGAAAAAGCATGA
- the thiE gene encoding thiamine phosphate synthase, with protein MSATEQQRPIVWTIAGSDSGGGAGIQADLLTMHDLGVHGCSVITANTAQNTLGVPAVNAVSDEVLQSQLDALLVDLKPAAIKIGLLANAGQVRLVANFLRTLESAGNRIPVVYDPVAVATSGAQLTEDSTGVAVLTDLLPLCNLITPNSVELAWLARTHVDSAETILKAARSVRSNHDTALLVTGGHFEIEPGTTSDLLCTGHGERASDDWLIGKRVDTRNAHGTGCTLSSAIAALLALGYPLKDACVVANAYVRRGLRLGNSDHIGAGPGPVGHCGWPDALKDFPEVLLTGSERAKPFGTFTESAAANFAAEFAQPDSTRLGLYPVVDSVDWIEKLAEEGVRTLQLRIKHPDTDLREQIERAVAIGRRYHLRLFINDHWQLAIESGAYGVHLGQEDLQMANLQAIQQAGLKLGISTHGFFELLYAYQFRPSYLAIGAIYATSTKDMSGQLQGPQKLARMAALLPDYPLVAIGGINLRRAPVVAASGVGSIAVVTAITEAPDYRAAVAQLQAVLESP; from the coding sequence ATGAGCGCAACAGAACAGCAACGGCCGATCGTCTGGACCATCGCCGGCAGTGATTCCGGTGGTGGTGCCGGTATTCAGGCAGACCTGCTCACCATGCATGACCTGGGTGTGCACGGTTGCAGTGTCATCACCGCCAACACCGCACAGAATACCCTCGGGGTGCCGGCCGTTAATGCGGTTTCCGATGAGGTGCTGCAATCGCAACTAGACGCATTGCTCGTCGATCTCAAGCCGGCAGCGATCAAAATCGGCCTGCTGGCAAACGCCGGGCAGGTGCGGTTGGTAGCAAACTTTCTGCGCACGCTGGAATCCGCTGGTAATCGTATTCCCGTGGTCTACGATCCGGTCGCCGTGGCCACCAGCGGCGCACAGCTGACCGAAGACAGTACCGGCGTTGCGGTGCTGACAGACTTGTTGCCCCTGTGCAATCTGATTACGCCCAACAGCGTTGAGCTGGCGTGGCTGGCGCGGACTCACGTTGACAGTGCCGAGACCATACTCAAGGCGGCGCGCAGCGTACGGAGCAACCACGATACGGCACTACTGGTTACCGGGGGCCACTTCGAGATCGAGCCGGGTACAACCTCCGACCTGTTATGTACCGGTCATGGTGAGCGCGCAAGCGATGACTGGTTGATCGGTAAAAGAGTCGATACCCGCAACGCTCACGGTACCGGCTGTACTTTGTCCTCTGCGATAGCGGCATTGCTGGCCCTAGGCTATCCGCTCAAGGATGCCTGTGTTGTGGCCAATGCCTATGTACGGCGCGGTTTGCGCCTCGGCAATAGCGATCATATTGGCGCAGGCCCAGGCCCGGTGGGGCACTGCGGCTGGCCGGATGCGCTAAAGGACTTCCCTGAAGTGTTACTCACCGGCAGTGAGCGGGCAAAACCGTTTGGCACCTTCACCGAATCGGCGGCGGCCAATTTTGCTGCGGAGTTTGCGCAGCCGGATTCGACCCGGCTCGGCCTCTACCCGGTGGTGGATAGCGTGGACTGGATTGAAAAGCTGGCAGAGGAAGGCGTACGCACCCTGCAGCTGCGTATCAAGCATCCGGACACTGACCTGCGGGAACAGATTGAGCGCGCAGTGGCCATTGGCCGCCGCTACCACCTGCGTCTGTTTATCAATGACCACTGGCAACTGGCAATCGAGAGCGGGGCTTATGGCGTGCATCTCGGTCAGGAAGATCTGCAGATGGCGAATTTGCAGGCGATTCAACAGGCAGGCCTGAAGCTCGGCATCAGCACCCACGGCTTCTTTGAATTGCTCTATGCCTACCAGTTCCGTCCGAGCTACCTGGCCATCGGAGCTATCTATGCCACCAGTACCAAGGATATGAGCGGCCAGTTACAGGGGCCACAGAAGCTTGCGCGTATGGCCGCGCTGCTGCCGGACTACCCGTTGGTGGCCATTGGTGGTATCAATCTGCGGCGTGCGCCGGTAGTGGCCGCCAGTGGCGTGGGCAGTATTGCAGTAGTGACCGCAATTACCGAAGCCCCCGACTATCGCGCAGCTGTGGCACAATTGCAGGCTGTACTGGAGTCCCCCTGA
- a CDS encoding HesA/MoeB/ThiF family protein, which translates to MLSRKQLQRYSRQIMLPQVGETGQQKLAGAKVMIVGLGGLGSPAALYLAAAGIGELHLVDGDRVEISNLQRQVLYKTNHRDKEKAQVAAQQLTAANPEIRIHAHSKMADAAWLQAQLPALGIDLVLDCTDNLEIRYVINRVCRATGVPVVMASVRGFSGQLVSFDFREARGPCYACLFPPQQPDSDLPEVENCSTVGVIGPALGMMGSAQALEAIKLLVGLPLSSHNRLQLFEADRLEWRALALPVNGDCPVCAQE; encoded by the coding sequence ATGTTGAGCCGTAAACAGCTGCAGCGCTACAGCCGCCAGATTATGCTGCCGCAGGTCGGAGAAACCGGTCAGCAAAAACTTGCCGGAGCAAAAGTCATGATTGTGGGGCTCGGCGGTTTGGGAAGCCCCGCCGCGTTGTACCTGGCAGCGGCAGGCATTGGCGAGCTGCATCTGGTGGATGGCGACCGGGTGGAAATTTCCAATCTGCAACGTCAGGTGCTCTACAAAACCAACCACCGGGATAAAGAAAAGGCCCAGGTTGCCGCCCAGCAATTAACCGCAGCCAACCCTGAGATCCGGATTCACGCCCACAGCAAAATGGCGGACGCGGCGTGGCTGCAGGCGCAGTTACCTGCGCTGGGCATCGACCTGGTGCTGGACTGCACCGATAACCTGGAAATCCGTTACGTCATCAACCGCGTTTGCAGGGCGACGGGGGTGCCGGTGGTGATGGCGTCAGTGCGGGGCTTTTCCGGACAGCTGGTAAGCTTTGATTTTCGTGAGGCACGCGGCCCTTGCTACGCTTGTCTGTTTCCACCTCAGCAACCGGACAGCGACCTGCCAGAAGTGGAGAACTGTTCCACCGTGGGCGTGATCGGGCCGGCGCTTGGCATGATGGGCAGTGCCCAGGCTCTGGAGGCGATCAAACTTTTAGTGGGCCTGCCACTTTCCAGTCACAATCGATTGCAACTGTTTGAAGCCGACCGCCTGGAGTGGCGCGCGCTGGCGTTGCCGGTCAATGGCGATTGCCCGGTATGCGCTCAGGAGTAG
- a CDS encoding alginate export family protein, with translation MKNQKLTSQALVSKSLLAIAVGAVISTPVFAQEMTEQQAPTVTSIADALAQGDVTLGFRARTELVDVDGNDVDLTSVKTRLTFSSAAYEGFSTLIEMDDVTHVSDFEGGVGDPEGTEVNQAYLAYATGATTFKYGRQRILLDNQRFVGGVGFRQNEQTYDAFSVTNTSLADTTLFLAHVDNVNRIFGEASPLGDHESDTYLLNGKYTGFSAGTLSGYAYLIDNEDAAAFSTDTYGVRFAGSQAALGYALEYATQSAAANNPADYDADYVLAEGTYKLGAVTVAAGYELLGADGANGQFITPLATLHKFQGWSDKFLGGGTGNISGGIEDVYLTVGTSVGGVKFALNYHQLSSDDSDVSGMDTLGSEAGFLVAGKLAGVNLSMKYSNYTADDFSVDTNKLWLTAAAQF, from the coding sequence ATGAAAAACCAGAAACTGACCTCCCAAGCCCTCGTATCCAAGAGCCTGTTGGCCATTGCCGTCGGTGCCGTGATTTCCACGCCCGTGTTCGCTCAGGAAATGACTGAGCAGCAGGCGCCCACCGTAACCAGTATCGCCGATGCACTGGCACAGGGCGACGTCACCCTCGGCTTCCGCGCCCGCACCGAATTGGTGGATGTGGATGGCAACGATGTAGACCTGACCAGCGTTAAGACCCGCCTCACCTTCTCATCGGCTGCCTACGAGGGCTTCAGCACCCTGATCGAAATGGATGACGTGACCCATGTCAGCGATTTCGAGGGCGGTGTCGGCGACCCGGAAGGCACCGAGGTAAATCAGGCCTACCTGGCCTACGCCACCGGCGCGACCACCTTCAAGTACGGCCGCCAGCGCATCCTTCTGGACAATCAGCGCTTTGTAGGCGGTGTGGGTTTCCGCCAGAACGAACAGACCTATGACGCCTTCAGCGTAACCAATACCAGCCTCGCCGATACCACCCTGTTCCTGGCACACGTCGACAACGTCAATCGTATCTTTGGTGAGGCCAGCCCCCTAGGTGACCACGAAAGCGATACCTACCTGTTAAACGGCAAGTACACTGGCTTCTCCGCTGGCACCCTGAGCGGCTACGCCTACCTGATCGACAACGAAGATGCCGCAGCATTCTCCACCGATACCTACGGCGTGCGTTTTGCGGGCAGTCAGGCAGCGCTGGGCTATGCACTGGAATATGCCACCCAGTCCGCAGCGGCCAATAACCCAGCAGATTACGATGCGGACTATGTACTGGCGGAAGGTACTTACAAACTGGGGGCGGTGACGGTTGCCGCAGGCTATGAGCTGCTGGGGGCGGATGGGGCAAATGGGCAGTTCATCACCCCCCTGGCCACCCTGCACAAGTTCCAGGGGTGGAGCGATAAGTTCCTCGGGGGTGGTACCGGCAATATCAGCGGCGGTATCGAAGATGTTTACCTGACGGTCGGTACCAGTGTGGGCGGCGTCAAGTTTGCGCTCAACTACCACCAGCTCAGCTCTGATGACAGCGACGTTTCTGGAATGGACACGCTTGGCAGTGAAGCTGGCTTTCTGGTGGCGGGCAAGCTCGCGGGAGTCAATCTCAGCATGAAATACAGCAATTACACCGCGGATGATTTCAGCGTGGACACCAATAAACTCTGGCTCACCGCAGCCGCGCAGTTCTGA
- a CDS encoding ABC transporter ATP-binding protein, with protein sequence MSVLLDISHIDMEFPTPKGPFTALRDVDLKIAQGEFVSLIGHSGCGKSTVLNVVAGLYQATRGGVILSGKEVTEPGPERAVVFQNHSLLPWLTAYENVELAVKQVFGRSKSKAERRQWIEHNLELVHMSHAMHKRPGEISGGMKQRVGIARALAMQPKVLLMDEPFGALDALTRAHMQDSLMEIQAELNNTVIMITHDVDEAVLLSDRIVMMTNGPAATIGEILSVDLERPRHRLELADDPLYNQYRAKVLKFLHERHSKPDVPARKATPSKVDAPAAAAHSAQEETVDNAA encoded by the coding sequence ATGAGCGTACTTCTCGACATCAGTCACATCGACATGGAATTCCCGACCCCCAAGGGCCCTTTTACAGCCCTGCGGGATGTCGACCTGAAAATCGCCCAGGGCGAATTTGTCTCCCTGATTGGCCACTCCGGCTGCGGCAAGTCCACCGTACTGAACGTGGTTGCCGGACTCTACCAGGCGACCCGCGGCGGCGTGATTTTGAGCGGCAAGGAAGTGACTGAACCAGGCCCGGAACGCGCCGTGGTCTTCCAGAATCATTCCCTGCTGCCCTGGCTCACCGCGTACGAAAATGTCGAGCTGGCAGTTAAGCAGGTATTCGGTCGCAGCAAATCCAAAGCGGAGAGACGCCAGTGGATCGAGCACAACCTGGAACTGGTGCATATGAGCCACGCCATGCACAAGCGCCCCGGGGAAATTAGCGGTGGTATGAAACAGCGCGTCGGGATCGCACGCGCACTCGCCATGCAACCCAAGGTCCTGCTGATGGATGAACCCTTCGGCGCGCTGGATGCGCTCACCCGCGCACACATGCAGGATTCACTAATGGAAATCCAGGCGGAACTGAACAACACCGTAATCATGATCACCCACGACGTGGACGAGGCGGTACTGCTCTCCGATCGCATTGTGATGATGACCAACGGCCCCGCCGCAACCATTGGCGAAATCCTGAGTGTCGACCTCGAGCGCCCGCGCCACCGCCTGGAACTGGCGGACGACCCGCTCTACAACCAGTATCGCGCCAAGGTGCTGAAGTTCCTGCACGAGCGCCACAGCAAGCCGGATGTTCCGGCACGCAAGGCAACCCCGAGCAAGGTCGATGCACCAGCGGCGGCCGCCCACAGTGCGCAGGAAGAAACCGTCGATAACGCGGCCTGA
- a CDS encoding ABC transporter permease encodes MNTTTVNTGKFYGFRLPQPSRLWLSNVTRLVALPLIGILVFLLLWSFTAQKIDTSLGKFPGPAAVMEQFEALYDEHQRSREKEQAFYERQEKRNAERVAKDPNYTPKIRAYTGKETFLDQIITSLVTVMSGFLLAVAIAIPLGIAIGLSKTLNSAINPIIQIFKPVSPLAWLPLVTMVVSALYTSPDPVVAKSFLNSLITVTLCCIWPMVINTAVGVAGIDNDLVNVSKVLRLPALRHVQKIVLPASVPMIFTGMRLSLGVAWMVLIAAEMLAQNPGLGKFVWDEFQNGSSDSLARIMTAVLVIGFIGFLLDRGMLALQKLVSWDNSASQ; translated from the coding sequence ATGAACACTACTACTGTGAACACCGGAAAGTTTTACGGTTTCAGGTTGCCACAGCCAAGCAGACTGTGGCTGAGCAATGTCACTCGCCTGGTGGCTCTGCCCCTGATTGGTATTTTAGTTTTCCTGCTTCTGTGGTCTTTCACCGCTCAGAAAATCGATACCTCTCTGGGTAAGTTCCCCGGCCCCGCGGCGGTGATGGAGCAATTTGAGGCACTCTATGATGAGCACCAGCGATCACGAGAAAAAGAGCAGGCGTTTTACGAACGCCAGGAAAAACGCAACGCAGAACGCGTCGCCAAGGATCCGAATTATACGCCGAAGATTCGCGCCTATACCGGCAAGGAAACCTTTCTTGACCAGATCATAACCAGTCTGGTGACGGTGATGAGCGGATTCCTGCTGGCCGTTGCCATCGCCATCCCGCTGGGTATTGCCATCGGCCTGAGTAAAACCCTGAACAGTGCCATCAACCCGATTATCCAGATCTTCAAGCCGGTATCGCCGCTGGCGTGGCTGCCGCTGGTGACCATGGTCGTGTCCGCGCTGTATACCTCGCCGGACCCTGTTGTGGCCAAGTCATTCCTGAACTCACTGATCACCGTCACCTTGTGCTGTATCTGGCCCATGGTGATCAACACCGCGGTGGGCGTAGCCGGCATCGACAATGACCTGGTAAATGTCAGTAAGGTACTGCGCCTGCCCGCACTGCGCCATGTTCAGAAAATTGTATTGCCCGCATCCGTGCCAATGATTTTTACCGGTATGCGCCTGTCCCTGGGTGTGGCCTGGATGGTACTGATCGCCGCAGAAATGCTCGCACAGAACCCGGGACTCGGAAAATTTGTCTGGGACGAATTCCAGAATGGCAGTTCCGACTCTCTCGCGCGCATCATGACGGCCGTTCTGGTGATCGGGTTTATTGGCTTCCTTCTGGATCGCGGCATGTTGGCCCTGCAGAAACTGGTTTCCTGGGACAACTCGGCCAGTCAGTAA